From a region of the Primulina eburnea isolate SZY01 chromosome 7, ASM2296580v1, whole genome shotgun sequence genome:
- the LOC140835735 gene encoding uncharacterized protein: MRSASQHRKNEIPGGGRGPPPPPPGEPATRVLESMSRLLEQVQQAPRPPVNVFELFRRLNPKEFGATTDPFLAEVQEYVLCEYMSLRQGESYVAEFIRKFERGSHFVPMIARDADQKLWHFLDGLRPTLRLDVILMRPTGYDEATACAFQAEQALRLGLKVQGIDPIRGSDFYLPDTEEIGASVTEISVCQTASGKPIVFEAARHQQLPHVISCLYARKLMRGGCQAFLASIIHFEFTVMHFVLTYSPVIFMDPMNRVFQPYMDHFIIVFIDDILIYWKSRDEHSQHLRTVLQNLQDRRLYAKFNKCEFLLDMVAFLGHIVPQQSEGIRDWPVPKSMTEIRSFLGLPGYHRKFIQGFFSIAVPMTTLTKKNAKFIWGSEFSRALTD; the protein is encoded by the exons ATAGGAAGAATGAGATTCCTGGAGGTGGCAGAGgacctccaccaccaccgccaGGGGAACCAGCTACCCGAGTTCTGGAGAGTATGTCTAGGCTACTGGAGCAGGTACAACAGGCTCCTAGGCCTCCGGTGAATGTTTTTGAGCTGTTCAGGCGACTTAACCCGAAGGAGTTCGGGGCCACTACTGATCCGTTCTTAGCAGAG GTTCAAGAATATGTTCTATGTGAGTATATGAGTCTCCGCCAAGGGGAATCATATGTGGCGGAGTTCATCCGCAAGTTTGAGAGGGGCAGCCATTTTGTTCCCATGATAGCGAGAGATGCCGATCAGAAGCTTTGGCACTTTTTGGATGGATTGAGACCCACTCTTCGCCTGGATGTCATACTGATGAGGCCGACAGGTTATGACGAGGCCACCGCCTGCGCTTTTCAGGCGGAGCAGGCTTTGcg CCTTGGATTAAAGGTTCAGGGTATCGATCCCATCCGGGGATCAGATTTTTACCTCCCAGATACTGAAGAAATTGGAGCTTCAGTTACAGAA ATCAGTGTCTGTCAGACTGCCAGTGGAAAGCCAATTGTTTTTGAGGCAGCTAGACACCAGCAGTTGCCGCACGTCATTTCCTGCTTGTATGCGAGAAAGCTTATGAGGGGAGGCTGCCAGGCGTTTTTGGCCAGCATCAT CCACTTTGAGTTTACGGTGATGCACTTCGTCCTGACGTACTCGCCAGTGATCTTCATGGATCCCATGAATCGCGTGTTTCAGCCATACATGGATCATTTCATcatagttttcattgacgatatcctgatctattggAAGAGCAGGGATGAGCACAGTCAACACCTAAGGACAGTACTGCAGAATCTTCAGGATAGACGGTTGTATGCCAAGTTCAATAAGTGTGAGTTCTTGCTGGACATGGTGgcgttcttgggccacattgtaCCCCAGCAAAGTGAAGGCATCAGAGATTGGCCAGTTCCTAAGAGCAtgacagagatccgtagtttcttgggaTTGCCAGGCTATCACAGGAAGTTCATCCAGGGCTTCTTTTCTATTGCGGTGCCTATGACCaccttgacgaagaagaatgccaagttTATCTGGGGATCTGAGTTCAGCAGAGCTTTGACAGACTGA